In Trichocoleus desertorum NBK24, the following are encoded in one genomic region:
- a CDS encoding type II toxin-antitoxin system PemK/MazF family toxin, translated as MPNGTLTYKRGEIWWVDLNPVVGSETGKDRPCLILQNDVGNQKGATTVIAPLLPGSKTYPFVVNVSPTPQNGLDQLRYVNLSQIRTVDHQRITNKRGVLENTYWEEIEKAVCIQLGFSLAFRAEPPSS; from the coding sequence ATGCCTAATGGGACTTTAACTTACAAACGAGGGGAGATATGGTGGGTCGATCTAAACCCCGTAGTTGGTAGTGAAACTGGCAAAGACCGACCTTGCTTGATTTTGCAAAATGATGTTGGCAACCAAAAAGGGGCGACTACTGTAATTGCCCCTTTATTACCCGGATCAAAAACATATCCGTTTGTTGTTAATGTGAGCCCTACTCCACAAAACGGGTTGGATCAGCTTCGCTATGTAAACTTAAGTCAGATAAGAACTGTTGATCATCAAAGAATTACGAATAAACGGGGTGTTTTAGAGAACACTTATTGGGAAGAAATTGAAAAAGCTGTATGCATTCAGCTAGGGTTCAGTTTGGCATTTAGAGCCGAACCACCTAGCTCTTAA
- a CDS encoding LAGLIDADG family homing endonuclease: MTSNTGSRKRGISLELELKVVEMYQSGATFNEITKTLFIGGSTVSRVLVRQACPRTKAAQKRTPLQKEILVTQLYSQGIPIREIMDATGLPKHTVFRAVKRQGVQLDRGYGTTRKHELGRKDFFKEIQSEEQAYFLGWMVADGSIHPSLECIEITLSSVDTSILQQFRKSLQTLKPLEFIKDKESNLSRKTGNFTRLVVHSVELVKDLAKYGVVRNKSDKTFYPLLIDDSQIHSAFMRGLLDGDGCVSWGPKFHSRTCHWLGTQELLVGVAAHLERFAGVSHREPGLTSHHRYLHRLNYYSKADLNKIYEFLYGNASADLWLERKRVKLETLVNSYVR; this comes from the coding sequence ATGACAAGTAATACTGGTTCACGAAAACGCGGCATTTCACTGGAGCTTGAGTTGAAAGTTGTTGAAATGTACCAAAGTGGAGCAACTTTCAATGAAATAACTAAAACCCTATTCATCGGTGGCAGTACAGTATCAAGAGTGCTGGTTAGACAGGCTTGTCCTCGCACCAAGGCTGCCCAGAAAAGAACACCCCTACAAAAGGAGATTCTGGTAACGCAGTTGTACTCGCAAGGCATCCCTATCCGAGAAATAATGGATGCTACTGGATTGCCAAAACACACAGTTTTTCGAGCTGTCAAAAGACAGGGAGTTCAGCTTGATAGAGGCTACGGAACGACCAGAAAACATGAACTTGGCCGTAAAGATTTTTTCAAAGAGATTCAATCAGAGGAACAGGCTTATTTTCTTGGATGGATGGTTGCTGATGGCTCTATACATCCATCTTTAGAATGTATTGAAATCACACTTAGCAGTGTAGACACCTCTATCCTTCAACAATTTCGCAAGTCCCTACAAACCTTAAAGCCTTTGGAATTCATCAAGGATAAGGAGAGCAATCTTAGCAGAAAAACGGGGAATTTCACACGATTGGTAGTTCACTCTGTAGAGCTTGTGAAAGACTTAGCTAAATATGGTGTTGTTAGAAATAAAAGTGACAAAACTTTCTATCCATTACTTATTGATGATTCCCAGATACACAGTGCCTTTATGCGAGGTTTACTAGATGGAGATGGTTGTGTTTCTTGGGGGCCTAAGTTCCATAGTCGAACTTGTCATTGGTTAGGAACCCAAGAATTGTTAGTTGGAGTAGCTGCTCACTTGGAGCGTTTTGCGGGTGTTTCTCATAGAGAACCTGGTCTTACAAGCCATCATCGGTACCTTCATCGCCTTAACTACTACTCAAAAGCAGACTTGAATAAAATCTATGAGTTTTTGTACGGCAATGCTAGTGCAGATTTGTGGCTAGAGAGGAAGAGAGTAAAGCTTGAGACTCTAGTGAACAGCTATGTTAGGTAG
- a CDS encoding DNA-binding transcriptional regulator, whose translation MLTITEMNMRELRERAGLSAEEAAFRLGVAHSTIRNWESGKTEPSLGVTKISELLKLYQCTFQDLEQAVKESASRGDK comes from the coding sequence ATGTTGACGATTACTGAAATGAATATGAGAGAACTGCGCGAAAGAGCTGGCCTTTCAGCTGAAGAAGCAGCTTTTCGCTTAGGAGTAGCTCATTCGACTATCCGTAATTGGGAAAGCGGTAAAACAGAGCCGTCGCTAGGAGTGACAAAAATCTCGGAACTCCTCAAGCTGTATCAGTGCACCTTTCAAGACCTAGAGCAAGCTGTCAAAGAATCAGCTTCAAGGGGTGATAAATGA
- a CDS encoding helix-turn-helix domain-containing protein, with product MNLSKPEFINPLALPALPLLKRYKLPNLPAIYFVLEEQTVIYIGRTVSLLQRWMSHHHLKHLQDRDVRIAWFQCDNLDAHSTLEAQLIKAFKPELNTGGISTPFTGLTALRERKELKTVDVACHLGIAESTVRNWEHGRTIPKLRLDQFGELLRLYGCKFEELEQAMKESMTGGETSA from the coding sequence ATGAATCTAAGCAAGCCTGAGTTCATCAACCCTCTGGCTTTACCAGCATTGCCACTGCTCAAGCGCTATAAACTTCCTAATCTTCCTGCTATTTACTTTGTCCTAGAGGAACAGACGGTAATTTATATCGGCAGAACAGTTAGCCTGCTTCAGCGATGGATGTCTCACCATCACCTCAAACATCTTCAGGATAGAGACGTTCGGATCGCTTGGTTCCAATGCGACAACCTTGACGCTCACTCCACACTGGAGGCTCAACTAATTAAAGCTTTCAAGCCTGAACTGAATACTGGAGGTATTTCAACTCCATTCACAGGGTTAACTGCGCTTAGAGAGCGCAAGGAACTTAAAACTGTCGATGTTGCTTGCCACTTAGGCATTGCAGAAAGCACAGTTCGCAACTGGGAACATGGACGCACCATTCCCAAGTTGCGCTTGGATCAGTTCGGTGAATTACTCCGGCTATACGGCTGCAAATTTGAAGAGCTGGAGCAGGCCATGAAAGAGTCAATGACAGGAGGTGAGACCAGTGCGTAA
- a CDS encoding transposase family protein — protein sequence MKQAFFNRLLHLFNTHPEQGKRMVGLGAKALWELWQRIAERERVEHLGQAQRPGRKRQAGGGRKKDAAVLGRLLVTLIYLRQHWSMQAIAVTLGCAEATVWNYIHEMLPQIREHLPASLLEQWQQECPSVEREELEQWLAELPEGALLVDTWEQTIPRPTDDQEQEEYYSGNRRSIPVKTR from the coding sequence ATGAAGCAAGCCTTCTTCAACCGTCTGTTGCATCTATTCAACACCCATCCTGAACAAGGTAAACGGATGGTAGGGCTCGGAGCAAAAGCGCTCTGGGAACTGTGGCAGCGGATAGCAGAGCGGGAACGGGTCGAGCACCTGGGGCAAGCTCAACGACCTGGACGAAAACGACAGGCGGGTGGAGGGCGTAAAAAGGATGCCGCAGTCTTAGGTCGTTTGTTGGTGACCCTGATTTACCTGCGGCAACACTGGAGCATGCAAGCGATTGCTGTCACCCTCGGTTGTGCTGAAGCGACGGTCTGGAACTACATCCATGAGATGCTGCCCCAGATTCGGGAGCACTTACCTGCGAGTTTGCTTGAACAATGGCAGCAAGAATGCCCCAGTGTCGAACGCGAAGAGCTAGAGCAATGGTTGGCCGAACTGCCAGAGGGAGCCTTGCTAGTCGATACTTGGGAGCAAACGATTCCCCGACCCACTGATGATCAGGAGCAGGAAGAGTATTACTCCGGCAACAGAAGAAGCATACCCGTAAAAACCAGGTGA
- a CDS encoding transposase family protein, whose product MIVLPKGVDLVDVVLGEKEPRSDSKLLEQTQDELPNRLLFIGNKAYVGRRNTTTPHKKPPKGELTQEQKEFNRDVSQKRVFVEHVIRVIKIFRVAKEEFRMRSRMYELTIGCVCGLVRLRVQYV is encoded by the coding sequence GTGATTGTCCTCCCGAAGGGTGTGGACCTCGTCGATGTGGTCCTGGGGGAGAAGGAGCCGCGTAGTGACAGCAAGCTACTTGAGCAAACGCAGGACGAATTGCCGAACCGTCTCTTGTTCATCGGGAACAAAGCCTATGTCGGTCGCCGTAATACCACCACACCCCATAAGAAGCCACCGAAGGGAGAATTAACGCAGGAGCAAAAAGAGTTTAATCGCGACGTGAGTCAAAAGCGAGTGTTTGTGGAACATGTGATTCGAGTGATTAAAATTTTCCGGGTTGCCAAGGAAGAGTTTCGGATGCGTTCACGGATGTATGAGCTTACGATTGGTTGTGTCTGTGGTTTAGTCCGTTTACGGGTGCAGTATGTCTGA
- a CDS encoding helix-turn-helix domain-containing protein has protein sequence MVFGNKPLDEINENDLQALVTDQVAEKKTIDYKKELHGGSDKDRKEFFYDVSSFANAAGGYLVFGVEESEGIPTNVCGLEIDDLDATLLRPQGVTRRLEQGLEAGSSV, from the coding sequence ATGGTATTTGGCAACAAACCACTCGATGAAATTAACGAAAACGATCTCCAAGCACTTGTAACTGATCAAGTCGCTGAAAAAAAGACGATCGACTACAAGAAGGAGCTGCATGGAGGTAGTGATAAAGACAGAAAGGAATTTTTCTATGATGTCTCATCTTTTGCTAATGCCGCTGGTGGCTATCTAGTCTTTGGTGTTGAGGAAAGTGAGGGGATACCGACGAATGTCTGTGGGTTAGAAATTGATGATCTTGATGCAACACTGCTGCGACCTCAGGGGGTAACAAGAAGGCTAGAACAAGGACTGGAGGCGGGAAGCAGCGTCTAG
- a CDS encoding IS4 family transposase: MLPLFYQAHLQQCLSPRHYLLVNLLVLLLQWHKQVRLERLATTLPLPIQFEGRRRCLPRLFSSPQLHIDTLWLPLVGYLLSCQFRVGQTLYLVLDRTQWQGVNVLMASVIYRGRALPLYWQFLSHSGSSGLAQQQAVLRPLLALLKPYQVVVLGDREFCSVHLAQWLGQEQLSFCLRLRCNEYVQDETGLVEQLQHLGLKPGQSRFFEQVRVTKQGGLGLFNVACYWKRAYRGHCEKSAWFLLTNLPSLGAAVTAYQHRMGIEAFFRDYKSGGYQVESTRLNPQRLSGLFVLLALAYTSAVIQGHEVRTQGLASYICRAKEGRRMRRRHSDFWIGLYAQAWLEGMDLATDWVESWMQLSGNKQSYLQRGLDAASRLQSLF, from the coding sequence ATGCTGCCTCTATTCTACCAAGCTCACCTCCAACAGTGCCTCAGTCCTCGCCATTACTTACTTGTGAATCTGCTGGTGTTGCTATTGCAATGGCATAAACAAGTGCGCCTCGAAAGACTTGCGACCACCTTGCCTCTACCGATTCAATTCGAGGGTCGTCGCCGCTGTTTGCCACGCTTGTTTTCGAGCCCTCAGTTGCACATTGATACCCTCTGGTTGCCCTTAGTCGGCTACTTGCTATCTTGCCAATTCCGAGTCGGACAAACTCTTTACTTGGTCCTCGACCGCACGCAGTGGCAAGGGGTGAATGTGCTGATGGCGAGTGTGATTTATCGAGGGCGGGCTCTGCCCTTGTACTGGCAGTTCTTGTCGCATTCTGGAAGTTCGGGCTTAGCGCAACAACAAGCGGTTTTGCGCCCACTTTTAGCGCTACTCAAGCCTTATCAAGTCGTGGTCTTAGGGGACCGGGAATTCTGCTCGGTGCATCTAGCGCAATGGTTGGGCCAAGAACAGCTCAGCTTCTGTTTACGCTTACGCTGTAACGAGTACGTTCAAGATGAAACGGGTTTGGTTGAGCAACTCCAACACCTGGGATTAAAACCCGGTCAATCGCGCTTTTTCGAGCAGGTGAGGGTGACGAAACAAGGGGGTCTGGGATTGTTTAATGTGGCTTGCTATTGGAAACGAGCATATCGAGGCCATTGCGAGAAAAGTGCTTGGTTTCTCTTAACCAATCTGCCCTCTTTAGGTGCTGCTGTGACGGCTTATCAACATCGCATGGGCATCGAAGCTTTCTTTCGTGACTACAAAAGTGGAGGGTATCAAGTCGAATCCACTCGTCTCAATCCTCAGCGCTTATCAGGTTTATTTGTTCTCTTAGCCCTTGCTTATACCAGTGCAGTCATTCAAGGCCATGAAGTTCGCACTCAAGGCTTAGCTAGCTATATTTGTCGAGCCAAAGAAGGACGAAGAATGCGTCGCAGACATAGCGATTTTTGGATAGGTTTGTATGCTCAAGCTTGGTTGGAAGGGATGGATTTAGCCACCGATTGGGTAGAGTCTTGGATGCAGCTTAGTGGCAATAAGCAATCCTATCTTCAGCGAGGACTAGACGCTGCTTCCCGCCTCCAGTCCTTGTTCTAG
- a CDS encoding pentapeptide repeat-containing protein, translating to MNTKGLRSLLIALSIGFLISILAAGVFIFQVPLPDDELDKRLNSVFDASKAIATAFGGIAVLINAYYAAKRAEAMDKTAIAAEKNIEVGLKNAELTEERLITERFGKAVEQLGNESLQIRLGGIYALERIAKDSDSDYWPVMEVLTAFIREDTRSREGKVMGKLQNFSISTDIQAALTVLGRRAKSYGKGEKYRVDLGGTDLRGANLLGANFEGANFRNSNLQRVYFEEANLTGAMLKGVQLQGASLTRANLSNALLWEVDLEKTFVIDANFQQATIMNANLRNAQFWGVEFQGATFTVSTFEGAILKDVKFQDAHLKDVNFNKASLMATNFEGAKCHATSFREASFERVNLRGTIFQSTDFTGAVFTNTNREEAIELAQDMVNQSILEEEV from the coding sequence ATGAATACAAAGGGACTGAGAAGCCTCCTGATTGCTTTATCTATTGGTTTTTTGATTTCAATACTTGCGGCTGGAGTTTTTATTTTCCAGGTTCCACTTCCAGATGATGAGCTAGATAAGCGTCTCAATTCTGTTTTTGATGCCTCAAAAGCGATCGCAACAGCATTCGGTGGTATTGCAGTTCTGATCAATGCCTACTATGCAGCTAAGCGTGCTGAGGCAATGGATAAAACTGCGATCGCTGCTGAGAAAAATATTGAGGTTGGCCTAAAAAATGCAGAGTTAACCGAAGAACGGCTGATTACAGAGCGTTTCGGCAAAGCCGTTGAACAGCTTGGAAATGAGAGCCTTCAAATTCGCTTAGGTGGAATTTATGCACTTGAACGAATTGCTAAAGACTCTGATAGTGATTACTGGCCAGTGATGGAAGTCCTCACTGCTTTTATTCGCGAAGACACGCGATCGCGCGAAGGAAAGGTGATGGGTAAGTTGCAAAACTTTTCCATCTCTACAGATATTCAGGCGGCTTTAACTGTTCTAGGTCGCCGTGCAAAATCTTATGGCAAAGGTGAGAAATATCGTGTTGATCTAGGTGGAACAGACCTTCGTGGAGCAAATTTGCTGGGAGCAAACTTTGAAGGGGCAAACTTTAGAAATTCCAATCTCCAAAGAGTTTATTTTGAAGAAGCCAATTTAACAGGAGCAATGCTCAAGGGTGTCCAACTCCAGGGAGCATCTCTGACGAGGGCTAACTTGAGTAATGCATTGCTATGGGAGGTTGATCTTGAGAAAACGTTCGTTATTGATGCTAACTTTCAACAGGCCACAATAATGAACGCTAACCTCAGAAACGCTCAATTTTGGGGTGTTGAGTTTCAAGGAGCTACGTTTACTGTAAGTACCTTTGAAGGAGCAATACTCAAAGATGTTAAGTTTCAAGATGCTCATTTGAAGGATGTAAATTTCAATAAAGCAAGCCTAATGGCAACCAATTTTGAGGGAGCAAAGTGTCACGCTACTAGTTTTCGAGAGGCATCCTTCGAGAGGGTTAACCTCAGAGGAACCATATTTCAAAGTACTGACTTTACAGGAGCAGTATTTACTAACACGAACCGTGAAGAAGCAATTGAATTAGCGCAGGATATGGTCAATCAATCTATTTTGGAAGAAGAAGTTTGA
- a CDS encoding GIY-YIG nuclease family protein has translation MYTNSSLNGVYAIHCKINDFIYIGSAASQRGFYARLWTHLHALRKGTHHSRVLQGHYNKYGEDAFGFHILEFCSPAECVEREQAWLDIRGVGYANRSYNIAPKAASQLGAKRSEEVRQKFSNYWKGRARGPHSKQRSARIKAGLSKRAYIVTSPDGTEYTVSILSDFCRQYGLRPTRMRAIARGAARTHQGWTCRLVNESADIRQKRLSPPSNCKKYIVTLPTGKEVFVDRLTSFCNEHGLKHQSMGKVANNHRSHHKGYKCRYADEASKQRRKQRTYIATDPDGQEWTISNMVAFCKQHGLRDGSMNLIANGKAKSHKGWTCRYTDQPQLAKLTPGLETQHLASSSVRDLVGRPQ, from the coding sequence ATGTATACAAATAGCTCTCTCAATGGCGTTTATGCCATTCACTGCAAGATTAACGACTTTATTTATATAGGCTCTGCTGCAAGCCAAAGGGGTTTTTATGCCAGACTTTGGACTCACCTACATGCCTTAAGAAAAGGAACTCATCATTCTCGTGTCCTACAGGGTCACTACAACAAATATGGAGAGGATGCTTTTGGGTTCCACATTCTAGAGTTTTGCTCACCTGCTGAGTGCGTAGAGCGTGAGCAAGCATGGCTTGATATTAGGGGAGTTGGCTATGCAAACAGGAGTTACAACATAGCCCCCAAAGCAGCTTCTCAGCTCGGAGCTAAAAGATCAGAGGAAGTAAGACAGAAATTTAGTAACTACTGGAAGGGAAGAGCCAGAGGACCTCACTCCAAACAAAGGAGCGCAAGAATTAAAGCTGGGCTGAGCAAGAGAGCCTACATTGTCACTAGCCCGGATGGTACTGAGTACACAGTATCAATCCTCTCTGACTTTTGTCGTCAATATGGACTCAGGCCTACACGCATGCGTGCGATCGCACGAGGCGCGGCAAGAACCCATCAGGGTTGGACTTGCAGGCTAGTGAATGAATCTGCGGACATTAGACAAAAAAGGCTCTCTCCGCCAAGTAACTGCAAAAAATATATTGTTACCCTACCTACAGGTAAAGAGGTTTTTGTCGATCGTCTAACCTCCTTCTGTAACGAGCATGGCTTGAAACACCAATCGATGGGTAAAGTAGCAAACAATCACCGCTCCCACCACAAGGGTTATAAGTGCCGATATGCAGATGAGGCATCCAAGCAGAGACGTAAACAAAGAACTTACATTGCAACTGACCCAGATGGCCAAGAGTGGACTATTTCCAATATGGTGGCTTTCTGCAAGCAGCATGGCCTGAGGGATGGAAGTATGAACTTAATTGCCAATGGAAAAGCCAAAAGCCATAAGGGGTGGACGTGCAGGTACACTGACCAACCCCAGCTTGCTAAGCTCACTCCTGGACTAGAAACTCAGCATCTAGCATCCAGCAGTGTTCGTGATTTGGTGGGACGACCACAGTGA
- a CDS encoding helix-turn-helix transcriptional regulator, translating into MRSDLMIRWKLNELMAIERKRNKDLADAIGMTESSVSRLRKKDFMPRMKPETLNGICAFLNCQPGDLLEYVRDTQPGDAA; encoded by the coding sequence ATGAGATCCGATTTAATGATTCGCTGGAAGCTGAACGAACTCATGGCAATAGAGCGCAAGCGCAATAAAGACTTGGCCGATGCTATTGGGATGACTGAAAGCTCCGTCAGCAGGCTTCGCAAAAAGGATTTTATGCCTCGAATGAAGCCTGAAACATTGAACGGTATCTGTGCCTTTCTCAATTGCCAACCTGGGGACTTGCTTGAGTACGTTCGCGACACTCAACCAGGGGATGCAGCATAG
- a CDS encoding P-loop NTPase fold protein, producing MSQPKISPEASFQSNSVLSADRPLTDVGSDCLEYAPFAKMLAEQIGKISLTEGLVMAVCGPWGSGKSTLLNFVLQYLQKKTEAEKPIIVPFNPWWFSGQEALTKHFFDQLQAVLNTKWQSTGQDLLSALGSFADGISEVPIPGAKAGGAVLKAVSKPKDIYSLKTEIDKRLREQKKQILIVIDDIDRLTAEEIRQLFKVIKTVANFPNVIYLLFFDKEIVVNALKDTQTKSGEAYLEKIVQVPFELPLPDNTALEKLLFEKLDVIVADTPDNLFDRNYWINIYLDGIKHFINTPRAIVRLINTLSVTYSAVRGEVNVVDFIAIESLRVFCPTIYDLIRKNPDSFAGYASISSGSFERQRIEELKILHNSWLTSVPEEDRQSVKQLLLRLFPKLQAVWNNSYFGPETGQGRKRLHVCNPDIFPNYFRLAVPSNSISNAEIKSILALTDNQQAFGEKLIELANQKNPDGRTRVRPFLDRLGDYASQDLSLDKISVVIKSLLDIGDQLLRPEDEGQGLFDIGNEYRMGSVIYHFGQQLGQVERFELLREAISEGNALSLIVHKVVVFGQQHGKYEAERSGRESEWDVNEQQLQEIEELVISKIRAAAQTSSFLTTPQLPDVLYVWKCLTDEEEVRQWVQNIIGTDETLVIFLEQFLRTSVSQTTGDSVIRKQYRLDPTQFEPYFAPSGIIDRLRAMIQSNELIGKQAIAVHQFIQEYELRQQGDEPDN from the coding sequence ATGAGTCAGCCAAAGATAAGCCCTGAAGCATCGTTCCAATCTAATAGTGTCCTGTCTGCCGATCGCCCTCTAACTGATGTAGGTAGTGACTGCTTAGAGTACGCACCTTTTGCAAAAATGCTTGCAGAGCAAATTGGCAAAATATCTTTGACAGAAGGATTAGTAATGGCCGTTTGTGGCCCCTGGGGTTCCGGCAAATCAACATTGTTGAATTTTGTGCTCCAGTACTTGCAGAAAAAAACAGAGGCTGAAAAGCCTATTATTGTGCCTTTTAACCCCTGGTGGTTTTCAGGTCAAGAAGCTCTTACAAAACACTTTTTCGATCAGTTACAGGCAGTTCTGAATACAAAATGGCAATCTACGGGGCAGGATTTGCTATCAGCGCTTGGTAGCTTTGCTGATGGCATCTCTGAGGTTCCTATTCCTGGGGCTAAAGCTGGTGGAGCAGTGCTGAAGGCTGTCTCAAAACCTAAAGACATTTACAGCTTGAAGACGGAGATTGACAAAAGGCTCAGAGAGCAGAAAAAGCAAATTCTGATTGTAATTGATGATATTGATAGGCTGACTGCCGAGGAAATTCGTCAGCTCTTCAAAGTAATCAAAACTGTCGCCAACTTTCCCAACGTTATTTATTTGTTATTCTTCGACAAAGAAATTGTTGTCAACGCTCTCAAAGATACGCAAACTAAATCTGGTGAGGCTTACCTCGAAAAAATTGTTCAAGTTCCCTTCGAGCTACCACTTCCAGATAACACTGCATTAGAAAAACTACTATTTGAAAAGCTTGATGTAATCGTTGCCGATACTCCAGACAACCTTTTTGATCGTAATTACTGGATAAATATCTACTTAGATGGCATTAAGCACTTCATTAATACCCCTCGTGCTATCGTTCGGCTCATCAATACTTTAAGCGTGACATATTCAGCTGTACGAGGCGAAGTAAATGTGGTGGACTTTATTGCCATTGAATCACTACGAGTCTTTTGTCCAACCATATATGACCTGATTCGCAAAAATCCTGATTCATTTGCAGGTTATGCCAGTATCAGTTCAGGTTCTTTTGAGAGGCAAAGAATAGAAGAACTGAAAATTTTACATAACTCGTGGCTAACTTCAGTGCCAGAAGAAGATAGACAGTCAGTCAAACAGTTACTACTGCGTCTTTTTCCTAAGCTACAAGCTGTTTGGAATAATAGCTATTTTGGACCAGAAACAGGGCAGGGCCGAAAGCGCCTTCATGTTTGCAATCCTGATATATTTCCAAATTATTTTCGTTTGGCAGTGCCAAGCAATAGCATCTCTAATGCTGAGATCAAAAGCATTCTAGCCCTAACGGACAATCAGCAGGCATTTGGAGAAAAGCTGATAGAACTCGCCAATCAAAAAAATCCTGATGGTAGAACACGAGTTCGTCCATTCCTTGACCGACTTGGGGATTACGCTAGTCAAGATTTGTCTCTAGATAAGATTTCTGTAGTTATAAAATCTTTGCTTGACATCGGAGATCAACTTTTACGTCCTGAAGATGAAGGTCAAGGTCTGTTTGACATTGGTAACGAGTATAGGATGGGCAGCGTTATCTACCATTTTGGACAACAACTAGGTCAAGTAGAACGTTTTGAGCTGCTAAGAGAAGCAATTTCAGAGGGTAATGCTCTATCGCTGATTGTGCATAAGGTTGTGGTCTTCGGCCAGCAACATGGCAAGTACGAAGCTGAGAGATCTGGAAGAGAATCAGAGTGGGATGTTAATGAGCAGCAGCTTCAGGAAATAGAAGAATTAGTTATAAGCAAAATTCGAGCTGCTGCTCAGACAAGCTCTTTTTTGACAACACCACAACTTCCCGATGTTTTATATGTCTGGAAATGTCTAACTGATGAAGAGGAAGTGAGGCAATGGGTCCAAAATATCATTGGCACCGATGAGACCTTGGTTATTTTCTTAGAACAGTTTTTGAGAACAAGTGTTAGTCAAACTACTGGTGATTCAGTTATAAGGAAGCAATATAGACTCGACCCCACCCAATTTGAGCCTTACTTTGCCCCTTCAGGCATCATCGACCGATTAAGAGCCATGATTCAAAGTAATGAATTAATAGGGAAGCAGGCAATTGCAGTCCATCAGTTTATTCAAGAGTATGAGTTGAGACAGCAGGGAGACGAGCCAGATAACTAG